The sequence caaaagctccctccgattgccctctgGGCacccaggcctggtccttaccctaagcaatgatgcccgctcctctccgttccgcccccacttgctggtggcggatgcgggcgtctggggtacttttctgctgggagttgcttttaggcacctaatctgtgggttttatttatttttcccctcccagataggttgccctccgagatttaaaaacttcccccagacccgccagtgcgagggtttacTGGTGTTTGGAaatttcctctattaagactccttTCCTAGGACAgatctccgtccctagctcttttgtctctctttttatcttttatattttgtcctacctcctttcgaagacaatgggctgcttttctgggcacctgatgtcctcagctagtgaacagaagttgttttgtgaagtttgctctgcgttcaattgttctttcgatgaatttgtaggggagaaagtggtctccccgtcctattcctccgccatcttggctcctccttggcaggtggattcttaaccactggattaccagggaagcccctccatcattctttgaaaaatagCCTGGAGCACCATGATCATGGCAGGTTTGAGGAATCCACCTATGTTTCATGAGCTGAGCCTCTGAAGCCAGACCCCTGGGCTTCAGAGACTCAGCTTCCCCTACCACTTAACTGGTTATGTCATCTCAAGCACCTTTTTTTAacctctgtttctctttccccTCATCTATAAACTGAGGATAATAATCCTAGAAATGGTGTAgagattaaatgagttgatattTACACAGTACTTTGAAGGGTGCTTGGCACATATGCCCTCAGTAAAATGTAAGCTCTAAggggatgatgataatgataacgaCAACATTGTCTGGTAAAAAGTGTCATAACCATAAAAGCTGACGAAGTCTCCTCTCTTAGACTTTCAGTTTTCAAttggagagtgaagaagaaacaTCTATACCACTTCCTAATAAGTGGGACTTTGAGATGATTGAACTCCGTTGATGGTAACAATTAATTTCCTACCAACAAACTGAACTGCAGGTAAAAAAAAGGATGCAGATGCTGAATTATGGTTGCATTTAGTTTATAAATTAGTACAAGATAGGAGAAAATAGAGCACCCCTCCCCCTATTTAATACACTGTTTTTTGTTGCATTTACTAGTCATATTAGCTTGAAGCCGAATAAAAGCAAAAGGACAAATTAGGAACTTACCCCTTTCTCAGTAATAGCACTCACTGTCTTCAAGTGTCTTTGAAGTTAGGTAACTCTTGCCTGTGCAACTGTCATCCTCTAAAGCTAAAAATTTTTCCCCTAAAGCATGTAGTTTACAAATCTTTAGATTTGGGGCAGCAGCTTCAAGCTTCTGCAGATCATTTGACCTGGTCCTCAAAATATATCTACAAGGTATCAGCTACCTGGAGGGAAAGATGCATCTCAAGGAATGGTAACCGTTGAAACTTCTTGAGTCTTTTTCTGatctcttcccttttcctctcacAATTTTGAGAGGGACTGGGTTCATGGTGTTTATCAGGCTCAGCCAAATGTGTGTCTGTGCATTTTATTATATGCCAGGAAGGACGGTAGCATGACAGCAGGAATTCAAAACAGGGTTTACAATGAATAAATGAGAATAAGCCTCTGGGATTAGTCCCGACTGAAAAGTTCAGCGCAATCAGGGAAGGTTGCTCCTGCTATTGGGATGGGCAAATGGTTTGCTGCAGGGAATAGGATTCACTGATCCAGCTACATTTTTAGTTCCTGATGGCCTCTCCACCCCTACAGGGTTCATCTCTCCTCAGACAGACTCAGAGTGAAATTCTTAGAaatgtgttttttcttattttgccgCCTTAGAAGTTGTCCACTTGATTGCAGATGAACTTCTCAGTTCATACCTTTTAGGCCACAGAAACTGTGTCTCTCTAAAAATTACTACAgtcttagagaagaaaatgaggaGAGAATTTTCTTCCGCAGaatcaaattaaaaagcaaaaaaacaaatgaagctTTTTGATGAAAGTAGTGGAagggtttagttcagttcagtcacacagtcatgtccagctctttgctacctcatggactggagcatgccaggcttccctgtccatcaccaattcccagagcttgttcaaactcatgtccactgagttggtgatgccatccaaccatctcatcctcttctcctcctgccatcaatctttcccagcatcagggtcttttccaaggagtcttttctttgcatcaggtggccaaagtattggtgtttcagcttcagcatcagtccttccaatgaatgttcaggactgatttccttaaggattgactggttggatctccttgcagtccaagggactctcaagtcttctccagcacaacagttcaaaagcatcaattctttggtgctcagctttctttatgggccaactctcccacccgtacatgactattggaaaaactatagctttgctagatggacctttgtcacaaaggaatgtctctgctttttttgttgttgttgttgtttgtttgttttatctctgctttttaatatgctgtctaggttggtcatagcttttcttcaaagagcaagcatcttttaatttcatggctgcagtcaccatccacagtgattttggagcccaagaaaataaagtctgtcactgtttccattgtttccctatctatttgccatgaagtgatggaaccagatgccatgatctttgttttttggatgttgagttttaaaccagctttttgactcttctctttcattttcatcaagaggctctttagttcttctttgcttcctgccataagtgtggtgtcatctgcgtatctgaggttattgatatttctcccggcaatcttgattccagcttgtgcttcatccagcccggcattttgcatgatatactctgcatataagttaaataagcagggtgacaatatacaaccttgacgcactcctttcccaatttggaaccagtttcagcatcagaagaggcatttagaaaaggcagaggaaccaaagataaaattgccaacatccattagatcatagaaaaatcaagagagttccagaaaaacatctacttctgctttattgactataccaaagcctttgactgtgtggatcacagaaaactgtggaaaattcttaaagagataagaataccagactaccttgacttgcctcctgagaaatttgtatgcagttcaagaagcagtggttagaactggacatggaacaatggactgcttccaaatcaggaaaggagtggaAGGGTAGGCAGGCTCAGTTTCGATCATAGCATGGAGTATTTTCATTGAGAGAAGCCCGTTGTGTATGGAGTCTTTACTGCTTACAAGGCCTATTATGGACATCATTTGATGTTTACAACAAAGACATTGTGTCTCCACTTCATAAATGAGTAAAGCAAGCCCAGAGAAGCTGACAAACTTGTCTAAGGTCACTGTGCTGGAATTACGATTGTCTGACTCCAGgtttggaactttttttttttattgctatagTCTTACTGGCACTAATATGTTGAACACTTTTAGAAGTTTCCCAGATACCCAACTGGAAGGCCCAAGTATATAAACTCTACTATATTTGCAACTTTTGCATGTTTTAAAGTTAACTTTATACATTATCCATAAAGCcatcagttctttttttccctgcttGCTGGTTGGGTTAATCCTTTAGAAGAAAGATAGCAAGCAGGCAGAGGGAAACATGTAAACAGTAAAGGACAACAATCAAAACCCTGGTTTATGGCCTAGAAGAAGGCACTAAAAGAAATGGGTGCTGCCTAAAATGTATAAAAGTGAAGAACAACAAAGAATGATACCAACTCATTGTTCTATTCTGTTTGAAGGACTTAGAGAATGGGGACTGGATGGCTATTTTTAATATCTTCCCTGATATTctctcttgaaaaaaaattaaaataactacaattcacatttatttgtttgtctgaACTTTACTGAGGCCCTAGACCATAAGGTTCTTCTGTCAGACCTTTGAAGcccccattttgcctttttacttcCTACATTTAAAGACTGTGGCTCCATGCAAGTGACATGATAGCCTTTTAGCTGTTATCAAAGACGAAAGGTGAGGGGGTCAAAAGCCCCTTAGTAAACTCGTGCTTCGATTTTCTAATCCTTGCTGCTGCTTTTAAGTTTTAAGGATTAGATTCAGCACCCTCGAGGTATATGCTATGAAGGGTCTCTACTTACTGGCTCTCTGAAACTGTCCAGTAAACCATGGATCGCAGTTCCTGAGatcatctatttttctttcattatgatAACACAGTAAGATCTTGCAGCCAGAATCGCATCCTCAAGCACATTTTTCATTCCTTCCATATGTAATAACAGGCCCTGCTGAGTTTCTTTGATGTTACTTTTGTCTCATTTGATGAATTATGCTTCAGAGGAAATGGCAGAACCAACTGGGCAGAATACACAGATTGCAGTTGAGAAAGTCAAAGGCTATGAAATGAGCTTCATTTCCTTGACTTCATGCCGTCTCAGAAATAAATAACTTTGAGGGCTCTTTGGGAATAGTGCCAAGGAGAACCAATGGTTCTGTTGGTGATCTGTAACTCGCCTCAGACAAGTGTCCAGTGTTTGTGTGAGGCTGCTGGAGACTTATTGGTGTTTAGGGCCCCAGTGAAATGTAGTTTGAGGGGGGTGTGTATATgtttctgtctcctttctttGTCCTGTCAAGGCCAGATAATGTTGTGTGTCAAAGAGATTTGGAAGCTTAGCATTCCAGTTTAGACTCGTGGTTAGCATTTAAACAAAGGATCTTCATTCTTATTCTGTTTTGTCTTCCATTTAGATTCCAgttcccattctgtttttctctatatTGATACATTTTGAGGACTAACTTCATATGCAATAAAGTGTGtacattttaattactttttaaataattttttacataTGTTTATGCCTGTGTCAGCAGCACCCAGAGCAGGATATTAGTCCTAAAGGTAGCCACTGTTTTGACTTCTACctttgtagattgcttttggttGTTCTGGAACCTCATCAAGAGGGAGTCATAAAGTATGTACTCTCtcgtgtttgatttttttcattcaacattaCATGTTGTTGAGTAAAGAATTCATTGTCTAGTGCTGTTCTCttcatggacatttgggttgtttccagtttggggctgttgTAAGTATTACTGCAAGGAACATTCTTGTACATGGCTTTTAGTAGACATAAACACTCATTTCTCTTGGCTGTATACCCCAAAGTGGAATTTCTTAATCGtagaacatgtatatatattttcttttagtagGTAGTATGATGTAATACCAAACATTTCCCCTAGGTTATTGTACCAGTAAACACTCCTGAGTTCCTATACCTTGAAAGTACACTTTTCCGCTGCAATATTTTTGTTCTAGATTGGTGATATTAGTTAATATGGGATATGGAGACATTTTCAGTTCATCTAGgattatacatgtacacacattttTGTATTTCACATTCATTCAGTATGGATTCAGAAGTGCATATTTGCCTTGTCGTATGCttgaagatttaattttaaaatgctcctAGGAATTAAAAGGCAGCTATATGttagtttgaaaaaaatattaagcacAGTAAAGTTTATTAAGTAGGTGTTTGATTTTTATGATTTACTCTTAAGTGTGGTATTTacttcagctgctgctgctgctgctgctgctaagtcacttcatacCCAGAGTTAAAACCAGAAGGGTGAATTGATTCAGGGAAGAGCTAGATCCTGCGTCTGGTATTATTTTTACAACAGGCTGaaatgcctttttgcattttattagCTGAATTGCtgttttctctcatttattctttattcctttgAGAGGAAGGAATAACACTGCTTAGAATTCTCAGCCCTGAGCATTTTGATTCTGTCAAGTGTATATCAGcagatggttaaaaaaagaatggaaacttAGAACTTAAATGTCTTAGTTCACATCTTGGGTTCATTCAGGTAACCTACCTGCATGGGCTGGAGGGCACTGTAACTAATGATAGTGTTGATATGAGAAGAATTATCAAAGTAAAGAGCACACAGAATCCGTCTAGAAAGGTCTATTAGGCTGGATTTTCAAAAACTAGAGTTCTCTTCCCTTTTGGACAGAGCTATATTAGTCCGTGTATTCATTCATCATTCACTTGTACAATGATTCAACACTTGCTTATTGAGTGCTATATGCCAGGCCTTGTTCTGGATACTAGGTGTATAGCAGGGAGCCCCCATGGGGTTTGCATTCTTGAGGACAGAGAGGCAAGAAAGCATTGTATACCTATTGTCATGTGGTGCCCTGGAGGATAAATGAAAACAGAGTGGGGGGATGGGAGTGTAGGCTTGGTGGTGGACTCTGCTGTTGCATTTTATAAGGAAAGGTCAAGGAAAACCTCTTAGTCAATGATGTTTGTACAGAGAGCTGAAGGGATGGAACAGTGTAGATGTCCACTGGAAGGAAAAGTAAGCTGAGTGGAGGGGGAACATGCCTGGTGGGCCAAAGGACAGTAAGGAGGCCTCTGCAGTTGGAGGGAAGGCAGTGAGCGGGGAGAGCAGTTGGAGGTGGGTAAGCAGAGGGATGGCAGGGACCCAGACAGAGCACTTATAGGTCATTGTAATGACTTCAGCTTTTTCCCTGAGTGGGAATCCACCAAAGGGTTTTGAACAGGGAAGTGActattcaagttttctttttaaggatGACCTTGTAGGTTGGGTGGAGAAGTGATAAGGGTAGAAACAGGGAAATGGATGAAGATCTCTAATAGGTGTGTTCAGGTAAGAACCAAATAGCACAGATGTTTGATTTTGTGGTTATCACTATCTCTGATCTTTATTAGTGAAGATAATTACTGTTTATCCAGACATGCATGAACAATGTTGGCATGTTTGAGTCATGCTAGAATTAATTTAGTAATATGCAAATTAGCAATATGCTATGGattatggttaatttttttttctactcatcTAATACTGATTTTCTTCTGGAAGCTCTTCCTCTCTCACCTGTTCTTATTCAGTACTGTTGTGCCATTTGTTCAGTTGTACATGCTTGAACTTCAGTTGTTTGTGACTCTCTCTTCATCCTCTGTACATCCAGACAGTCAGGATCTGGGTTGTTACCTTCCAGTCTCCACATCCATCTCCTTTTCCTGCCATTCCCAACTTTAGTTTAGATCCTTGTTTCAtcaaatggcaacccgctccagtattcttgcctggaaaatcccatggatggaggaacctgggggactacagtccatggggttgcagagtcagacacaactgagcaacttcacttcacttcatctcaGAGTTAGCTATCAAATTCTCCATCTTTAATTCATGGAgaaagcatcaaaaagaatatggGTTTTGAAGTGACATCTTGATACAGATTCATTCAGATCTTTGTTCTTCCATGTAGCTATAGGGCCTCTTGCAATTTTTGAACCTTAATTGTCCCTTTTACAAGACGAGCATAATAGTATCTGCTTTATAGAATTACAAGGgaaattaaatgataaatgttTAAAGTAACTGGTAGCCCTGGGCACTTAGAAAATGTTGGTTCTTTCCACCTTCCATTCTTCCACTTCTCTCTATCTATGATCCATCCACCTGGCAGGCCCTAAAGTGAAGCTCTCATTGTGTTGTTCCTCTTGTTAAAAACCTTCAACAGTTCCCTATTGCCCCACACATTAAATACAAGCACTTTTTCCTGGCATTCAGAGCTCCAATACTTATTCCAACTTTAATTTCCATCTTTTCCCTATTACCTATTCTTCTCTATGTACTTCATGTATTAGCCAAGTTCACTATTTTATACCCATGCTGCCAAATCTATATAAAATATTGTCTATTAAAATCCTACCTGTCCTTCAAATTCTCTCTCAAATACCATTGCACTTGCAAAGGTGTAGACAATCTGGAAATGGTTTCTCCCTGTCTGAAATGTTACTGCACATGGAGGGGGCATCATTgtgcctgtgctctggagccagaAGGACGAGGTCCCACTGTTTCCTGTCATCCTGGGCACATTGCTTAATCCTTGCATCTCAGTTTCCCCTGCAAAATGGAATAATGATACTTCCTTTATAgttattgggaggattaaatgaggttcTACATGTGATGCACTTTAAATAGTGTCAGGCCCTTGGAAAGCTTAAATCAGTTTCTAGAATTATAGGTATGCATAATCAACAGTATTTCATTAGCTGGATGACTAAATGAAATAGGGGCATCTCAAATTAAAAGCTGTTTGAGAGACAGTGGAAAGGGTATGGTCTAGTATTCTCATACTGGATTCTAGTCCTGGTTCCCATTACTAAACAAGCTGTGTGATGTTGACTATGCCAGCCTCTCTGGATCTTACTTTCTTCAGCTGCAAAAAGGAGACCAAACAAAAATCACTAAGCTCTCTTTCAGTTCAAATTAGGCACATGGATATCTGACCCCTCCAAATCAAATCAACCAAAACAGAACTCAATTTCTACTCTAAAAGAACTTTCCCTGCCTCTGTAAATGATGCTGCCATTTACCCAGTTTAAGTAAAACATCTCTGCTGGATTATTTCTTTCACCACCATCTAAATCTAATCCATCTAAACATCCTATTAgttctactttcaaaatatatcctGAATCCATCTACTTCTCCCCCATCACCACTGATAGAACCCTAGTCCAATAATCTCTTGTCTGCCCTGTTGCTATGGTTCCTAATCCATCTTTCTATCTGCACTCTTAGTCTCTTTCAGCCTGTTTTGCACAGAGCCAAAGTGATATAAAACATCAACCAGATAATATCATTCTCCTGCTCAAAACTTGCAGTGGGTTTTCCTCATACTTAGACTAAGATCCAAACACTTTTACCCCCTCATATCACTCTCTCCCTTATGCTTCAGCTGCACAGCCCTTTTGTTTTCTTGCCAGTTCACCACACTTATGTCTGCCTTGGTCCTTTGCATCTGCTATTCTTTGTGGTTGGAATATTCATTCCCCAGATGTCAGCAGGACTTGCTTCTTGTCATTTTGATCACAGCTCTGTCTAATTGCACCCTCCCTTCTCCCAGTAGTGCTCCATCACACcgccctattttatttttttcctaaggcTTACCACTATCTAAAAAATAGCTCATGTATTTATCTCTCTCCGCCCCCACTCTGCCCCAAGTAGAAATTAAATGTTTTCATAGGGCCTGATTCctaccacagtgcctggcacatagttggcacacagaagaaaaaaagaatctgactGAATACACTAAAGACTAAgtataaactgatttttaatgAGATATGAAAGTTTATATTAATTACATGAGCCAAgtattgtgtttttaaagttCGAGGTCCTGTTggtttttccttcatttaatcCTTCATAGTGAATGAACATGATTGAGCACATATGCTTGTGTCAGATATATGATTGTAAATAAAACAATAGTAATACAATTACAGGttgattttttctcttcttgaccTGAAGAGTTCCCAGATTTACCCCTCTTTCCAACTCCTTTCCTACAGTACCACCTTGCTGGAAATTCCCATCTTTCTGGTCTCTGTCTTTTTCTGTCGGTTCTAATCTCCCAGTAACTTATTCTCCGGAATGCAGCCAGAGACCTCTTCAGTCGCTAATATACCCATGCTGAAAAACCTTCTGAGTTTTTATTGTTCTCAGGATAAAGGTCCACCACCTCACGTCCCGCTAGCTCACTGTCCACTCCAGGCCATACTCACTCCCTCCCTTCCTGGTTCCACCCAGCCACAGGGCTGGTAGTCCTCTTTTCCCAGGGAGTTATACACCACATCCTTTTGGCCTGCTTTTCAGGATCTCAAGAAATGGACCCTTCCTCCGAGAAGGCCTCTCAGGTTAAGACCAACTCCTCTCCTCACCATATAACACAAAGTCGCAAAGTGCTGCTTTTTCAGAGCTGTAACTTTATAAACATATACTCCTGAACATGGTAACCTTATTAACGTGTGTTAAAGCAAGTTTCCGCTCAAAGCTATTTGCGGAAGAAACATATTGACTGCCTTCCCAACCACTCCTCGCCCCTCCCCCTAGGCCTGCGGCGCAGCTATTACGCTTTCAGCCGGCGCCAGGAACAGATATTGCAGAGCGCTTGCGCGGAGGGGCACGCATGCGCAGAGGGACGAGCCCGCTGACAGATTCTCGGTGGCGGTGGCGGCGGCCGCGGCCCTGGACTGCGGGGAATGGGAATCCTAGGTCTCTGACTGAGCACCGCCCCCGCCTCCGTGCCCGCGACATGGCCCAGGAGAAGATGGAGCTAGACCTGGAGCTCCCTCCGGGCACAGGTGGGAGCCCGGCGGAAGGCAGCAGCAGTGGCGGCGGCGGGGGCCTCAGGAGATCTAACAGCGCCCCCCTGATCCACGGCCTCAGTGACACTTCTCCGGTGTTCCAGGCCGAGGCGCCGAGCGCCAGGCGGAACAGCACAACGTTCCCGAACCGCCACGGCCTGCTTCTGCCGGCCTCCCCCGTCCGCATGCACAGCAGCCGCTTGCACCAGATCAaacaggaggagggcatggactTGATCAATCGAGAGACTGTCCACGAGCGCGAGGTGCAGAACGCAATGCAGATAAGCCACTCCTGGGAGGAAAGTTTCAGCCTGAGCGACAACGACGTGGAGAAGTCTGCCTCCCCGAAACGCGTCGATTTCATTCCGGTGTCGCCAGCACCGTCGCCTACCCGGGGAATTGGAAAGCAGTGTTTTTCACCATCCTTGCAAAGTTTTGTGAGTAGCAATGGATTGCCTCCAAGTCCTATTCCCAGCCCAACGACCCGATTTACTACCCGGAGAAGCCAGAGTCCCATTAATTGCATTAGACCAAGTGTTCTTGGACcattgaaaagaaaatgtgaaatggaAACTGAATATCAGCCAAAGAGATTTTTCCAAGGCATCACCAACATGCTTTCTTCTGACGTTGCGCAGCTGTCAGATCcgggtgtgtgtgtatcttccgATACCCTTGATGGAAACAGCAGCAGCGCCGGATCTTCTTGTAACTCACCAGCGAAAGTCAGCACTACCACTGACTCTCCTGTGTCGCCTGCCCAAGCGGCCTCTCCGTTTATTCCAGTAGATGAACTTTCATCTAAGTGATTCACCCACCCATCCTGAGACTCGGTTTTGTTTTTGCAatggagagaaaaatcaagttgGAACAAGCACTGAACTTTGTCGATTAATTTGAGGCTATTTCCTATTTGacccttttccttttttggaaTTTCCTGAAATGTTGTTATTTCTAGAGAACTTTTATGTCAGATTCTAGGGGATGCCCGTGAATTCAGTGTAGTAATATTTTCAGACGTTTTCCCAATAAGTGTGTTGAAGCATACATCTTTACGCTGCTAATATGTCTAAATACATATGTTAtcccttgattttttaaaaaactgagagcTCTATTTATTTATGGGATTATTAAGTTCTGATGCAAATATAAATGTTGAATTAATCAGCATCGTaaactgatgttttaaaattccatacTTCATGCCCACactaatttttaatgttattgtCAGTGATTGCTAACTTCTGTTTGATGAAGAACAATAACTTACTTATGTACagctatttttaaagtgttagtgTTATCCATCTGGTGGTTGTCAGTTTTACCCAGGAGTCcttgaatatttaattttctggGTATAGAAGTGGATGGGGGGGAAGCTGATAAAAGAGCAAAATATGAAAGTTTGCAACAGatcttttaaatatacaaaagtaaacatttaaacattttctaaTGAAATTTTAATAGTAATTTAATATGTCATACAAATATAACTACTATacagaatttcttcttctttttttttaaccagatagTGCATTCCTGTGGATATATTCCTGAAGTTAAATGGGACAGTGCCTTGCAGTCTTAGCCCACTGTACATAGGCTGAGGCCAGGTTCTTTGTACCACTGCAGACTTTATCAACTGTAGAAAATGTGTGGGAAGCCCTGTTGAATTTGAGCAGAGCACCTAGGCAGATGAAACTCTGTCAGTCATTGATATGCTTTAATAAGATATTCAGTCGTGCCTCAGTGAAAATTCTTGCCAACAAGGAGCTCAAGAAACTTTTGGCTGCTTTTCCACTTTGTCCATCTGTCACCTTCTTGGTtttccctggctcaggaaggaaGCAGCTGTTTCCTTGCCAACAGGTCCTTCCTTTCTACCTCCCAAGAAACTAGGGCATCATCAGTTAGACAAAGGTACGGTGTGACTCAAATTTCTCACAGTAAGCAACAACAGGACTGTGGAATTGTTTCAGGAACCTCTGTGGTTAAAGCTACAGCTGGAGTTGACTGCCTGGGGGATGTCAGTTAATGACTTGTCAGAGAAAATCAGGGGAGAGTCACCTAGGTAAATCATTATTTAATTTAGGTTTTAGTAAAGGTAGAATTatgaaatgttcttttctttgccttttacaATTAAGACAaagtatgaaaatatttaatgacagTTTTTTTTATATGATACTTTCTTATTTCCTGTATTTTCCTTAACTAGATAACTAGGTAGATAGAAAGAAGGGCaaacaaaagggaaaggggaaaaaaataagagagaccAAGAAACCAAGAGAAAAATTTCTGGCTCACTTTAAGTTATTGCCTACAGAGACGTTACAGTTATATGGAATTTTTACAACTATGAGAATAAATGGAACTGGTCAACTCAAGAATTCAGTGAATTACAGCGAGGGTAAGATTGTGTGTACAGGCTTAAAGTTCTCTCTTCTGGGTAATAGTGTTAATATGCTCCAGTTCTGACCTTGTTGCTCAAATTCACATGTATATATCCAACTTCCTATTGGGCGCTTTGACCTACTCCCAGAGGTTCTTTAACCTCAGCATCTCCAGAG comes from Cervus elaphus chromosome 29, mCerEla1.1, whole genome shotgun sequence and encodes:
- the PABIR1 gene encoding PPP2R1A-PPP2R2A-interacting phosphatase regulator 1 encodes the protein MRRGTSPLTDSRWRWRRPRPWTAGNGNPRSLTEHRPRLRARDMAQEKMELDLELPPGTGGSPAEGSSSGGGGGLRRSNSAPLIHGLSDTSPVFQAEAPSARRNSTTFPNRHGLLLPASPVRMHSSRLHQIKQEEGMDLINRETVHEREVQNAMQISHSWEESFSLSDNDVEKSASPKRVDFIPVSPAPSPTRGIGKQCFSPSLQSFVSSNGLPPSPIPSPTTRFTTRRSQSPINCIRPSVLGPLKRKCEMETEYQPKRFFQGITNMLSSDVAQLSDPGVCVSSDTLDGNSSSAGSSCNSPAKVSTTTDSPVSPAQAASPFIPVDELSSK